Proteins encoded within one genomic window of Diceros bicornis minor isolate mBicDic1 chromosome X, mDicBic1.mat.cur, whole genome shotgun sequence:
- the LOC131400617 gene encoding LOW QUALITY PROTEIN: putative MAGE domain-containing protein MAGEA13P (The sequence of the model RefSeq protein was modified relative to this genomic sequence to represent the inferred CDS: inserted 2 bases in 1 codon) produces MPHSQKNQCCKLAPGLQAQREAQGLVGAQVPVAEEEEAASSSLSXLIQRTPEVAPATGTPSVPPSSQRACSSFTAIKATPWSKSNEGSSSQKEGPSTSQSLIDPEALLNDELNRKVAELVKFLSVKYRTKEPITKAEMLKSILKDHQDHIPVIFRKACECMEVVFGIEVKEVDPTSQSYVLVKTLDLTYDGMLSDDQGMPKTGLLILILGVIFIEGNRVPEKRVWEVLNMIGVYAGRKDFIYGEPRKLITKDLVQEKYLEYWQVPNSDPPHYEFLWGPRAHAETSKMKVLEFFAKVNGADPTSFPSWYEESLRDEKERAQAKVITTDGTTAVASESSSVTSSGFSCPE; encoded by the exons ATGCCTCACAGTCAGAAGAATCAGTGCTGCAAGCTTGCACCAGGCCTTCAGGCCCAAAGAGAGGCTCAGGGCCTGGTAGGTGCACAGGTTCCTgtagctgaggaggaggaggccgcttcctcctctctctc tTTGATCCAGCGCACCCCAGAGGTGGCGCCTGCTACTGGAACACCAAGTGTTCCTCCGAGTTCTCAGAGAGCCTGCTCCTCCTTCACTGCCATCAAAGCCACTCCATGGAGCAAATCAAATGAGGGCTCCAGCAGCCAAAAAGAGGGTCCAAGCACCTCGCAGTCTCTAATAGATCCTGAGGCCTTGCTCAATGATGAGCTAAACAGGAAGGTGGCTGAATTGGTGAAGTTCCTGAGTGTCAAGTATCGCACAAAGGAACCCATCACAAAGGCAGAAATGCTGAAGAGTATCCTCAAAGATCACCAGGACCACATCCCTGTGATCTTCAGGAAAGCCTGTGAGTGCATGGAGGTTGTCTTTGGCATCGAAGTGAAGGAAGTGGACCCCACCAGCCAGTCCTATGTGCTCGTCAAAACACTAGACCTCACCTACGATGGGATGCTGAGTGATGATCAGGGCATGCCCAAGACCGGCCTCCTGATACTTATCCTGGGTGTGATCTTCATAGAAGGCAACCGTGTCCCTGAGAAGAGGGTCTGGGAGGTGCTGAATATGATTGGGGTGTATGCTGGGAGGAAAGATTTCATCTATGGGGAGCCCAGGAAGCTCATCACCAAAGATTTAGTGCAGGAAAAGTACCTGGAGTACTGGCAGGTGCCCAACAGCGATCCTCCACACTACGAGTTCCTGTGGGGTCCCAGGGCCCACGCTGAAACCAGCAAGATGAAAGTCCTGGAGTTTTTCGCCAAGGTCAATGGGGCTGACCCCACATCCTTCCCATCCTGGTATGAGGAATCTTTGcgagatgagaaagagagagcccAGGCCAAAGTCATCACCACTGATGGCACTACTGCTGTTGCCAGTGAGAGTTCCAGTGTCACCTCCAGTGGCTTCTCCTGCCCTGAGTGA